TTATCATTCTCTAATTGGTTTAGGCCAAGACGATGCAAATGCTTACGAATCCCGCTTCGTTCCCATGTTTTAAAGATTGGAACATCAAGTGTGTGCTCGGGATAGAATATACCAATGGATGTAAGCTCTTCAAACGTTAGTCCTCGCTGTACATACTTAGATATTCCTTCATCACGCTGATCAATAATCCCCAGAAATCGCTCCATTTCTTCCTGAAATTCTTGCTTTGTAAAAATCCCTTTTTGATGACCTGTAATATACGTATTTGCATCAAGATCTAACAGACGTTTACCTGAACGAATAAAATCATCAATACTACCATCAGTACCGTTATACCATGGTCCAAATGACGACATATCGTAATCACTAACATAAACAACTCCTAGTTCGGGAAAATAGGGGGAAGCGAGTCCACTCGTATGACCCGGCGTATGAAGCATCAAAACCTTAACACCATCAAACTCATACTCAACCTCATACTCATACGTCTGTGAAAGACCTCGTAGGCTATTTACCCACTGTTGCGGGATCGCTTCTTTCCATTTTTCTACACCAGATTCCCCAGCTTCTTGGTAAATACCATTGGCTCTTGCAATCGCATCAACCGATTGCGACATATGATACTCAAGTGGATTGATCCACTTTTGTGCATTAGGGAACAAATAATTATATTGCGTATGATCAGGATGGTAATGAGTATTAATAATGAACTCAATCCCTAATTCCTGATTAAGTTTCGTTAGAGATTTTTCGTCAGCTCCACAATCAATTAACACTTTCTCCGAGCCATTAATATACACGTTCCTTGAATAAGGAACTTTACTATTATTTCGACCTTCGATAATTATCAGAGGACCGATACGATTCATTATTTATCACCTCAAGCCATGGATTAAACCCCTCAACAGAGTGAACGCTCATTCATTATACCATACCGATCTGAACTTTTGTATTTTTCCGACCATTTTTGAACCTCTTATATTTTCCCGCTAGGCTTTCTGGCAAAAGATCGTTTGTCGCCCTTCATGTTCACTCTCTTCGTAATAGAGAATTTTCCAATTGTTGAATACTTGAAGTAATTCATTTGAACCGAGCTTGTATTGAGCAGGAATATGTCTAGGATGTTGCTCTAGGGTAGAATAAAACGTCTCCATAAAGAAATAACCATTATCTTTTATGATC
The sequence above is drawn from the Desertibacillus haloalkaliphilus genome and encodes:
- a CDS encoding MBL fold metallo-hydrolase is translated as MNRIGPLIIIEGRNNSKVPYSRNVYINGSEKVLIDCGADEKSLTKLNQELGIEFIINTHYHPDHTQYNYLFPNAQKWINPLEYHMSQSVDAIARANGIYQEAGESGVEKWKEAIPQQWVNSLRGLSQTYEYEVEYEFDGVKVLMLHTPGHTSGLASPYFPELGVVYVSDYDMSSFGPWYNGTDGSIDDFIRSGKRLLDLDANTYITGHQKGIFTKQEFQEEMERFLGIIDQRDEGISKYVQRGLTFEELTSIGIFYPEHTLDVPIFKTWERSGIRKHLHRLGLNQLENDNSQIVTKSSSLS